The following proteins come from a genomic window of Plutella xylostella chromosome 22, ilPluXylo3.1, whole genome shotgun sequence:
- the LOC105382795 gene encoding UPF0728 protein v1g117062, translated as MFLYVKIYYGPCEDFYTLSHKPQKLLGLRDQLLKLGYRVDLVPVEFRNYCVLEMCGYEIFRCNISNLSFNTSCAPDPVCARAVAAVESASLRLQRANTYLWLRDYLAEEIFLRNQLGPKAHWLPKVEPSTKPASVQDCIKCCRILTSKNKCN; from the exons atgtttttatatgttaaaatttattatggaCCATGTGAAGATTTTTACACACTATCACATAAACCCCAAAAATTATTGGGTTTAAGAG ATCAGCTCCTTAAACTTGGCTATCGTGTTGACTTGGTACCAGTGGAGTTCAGGAACTACTGCGTCTTGGAGATGTGTGGCTATGAG aTATTCCGCTGCAACATCTCCAACCTGTCGTTCAACACGTCCTGCGCGCCGGACCCGGTGTGCGCCCGCGCAGTCGCCGCCGTGGAGAGCGCCTCGCTCCGGCTGCAGCGTGCCAACACTTACTTGTGGCTACGGGACTATCTAGCTGAGGAG ATCTTCTTACGAAACCAACTCGGGCCCAAAGCGCACTGGCTCCCCAAAGTGGAACCCTCAACCAAGCCAGCATCCGTCCAAGATTGCATCAAGTGCTGCAGGATATTAACTTCTAAAAACAAATGCAATTAA